A single Anopheles maculipalpis chromosome 3RL, idAnoMacuDA_375_x, whole genome shotgun sequence DNA region contains:
- the LOC126565543 gene encoding YY1-associated factor 2 isoform X1, whose product MDKSKSPVRRAKRQSKVVEENFWDCSVCTYRNTAEAFKCLMCDVRKVYSVPGTSTRKPRLNSALAAQQAATQAFPGASGGSQAGSNVKSPGGTKAQRSKGKRSKHPARLKNIDRSSGQTREVTVNSVTVVITEYKPKPSVSRHDSSESFSESNDSRS is encoded by the exons ATGGATAAAAGCAAATCACCCGTACGCCGTGCTAAACGTCAATCTAAAGTGGTGGAAGAAAACTTTTGGGACTGCAGCGTCTGTACTTATCGCAATACTGCTGAAGCCTTCAAGTGTTTAATGTGTGACGTGAGAAAAG TTTACTCCGTTCCAGGGACTTCCACGCGAAAGCCGCGACTAAACTCAGCTCTAGCGGCGCAACAAGCGGCAACGCAAGCCTTTCCCGGGGCGTCCGGAGGGTCTCAGGCAGGATCAAACGTAAAATCGCCAGGCGGCACAAAAGCACAGCGGAGCAAAGGCAAGCGATCGAAGCATCCTGCAAGATTAAAAAACATTGATCGTTCCAGCGGACAGACACGTGAAGTGACTGTCAATTCGGTCACGGTGGTCATTACCGAGTATAAACCAAAGCCCTCCGTTAGCCGGCATGACTCGAGTGAAAGTTTTAGTGAGAGTAATGATTCTAGAAGTTAA
- the LOC126564569 gene encoding F-box/LRR-repeat protein 14, whose amino-acid sequence MEEASFMLTEIPGGFISHRPHTIAGGHHHRFAPYPVVLHQPHLQQTSASPAIYTIPSHHLSHHHVHSHHAHPGHHLAHHHHHGSVRSANRPKSPITPPSQAIEEEGTHIGHLYPEILAMIFAKLSVKDRGRAAQVCTVWRDAAYAKSCWRGVEASLHLRRPSPTLFGSLVKRGIKRVQVLSVRRALKDIVTGVPNLESLNLSGCYNITDMAIGHAFAADFPNLKVLNLSLCKQVTDSSLGRITQHLKNIEVLELGGCSNITNTGLLLISWGLKKLRRLNLRSCWHISDHGIGHLAGLSKETADGTPALEYLGLQDCQRLSDEALRHIAQGLTSLRSINLSFCVSVTDSGLKHLARMSRLEELNLRACDNISDIGMAYLTEGCSTISTLDVSFCDKVADQAMVHISQGLFQLRSLSLSACQITDEGLSRIAKSLHDLETLNIGQCSRITDRGLEIVAAELVNLRAIDLYGCTRLTPDALQKINQLPRLSKVNLGLWHVR is encoded by the coding sequence ATGGAGGAAGCTAGCTTTATGCTGACCGAAATTCCGGGCGGTTTCATATCGCACCGGCCACACACGATTGCCGGTGGACATCATCATAGGTTTGCACCCTATCCAGTGGTTTTGCACCAGCCACATCTGCAACAGACGTCCGCCTCACCCGCTATATACACCATTCCATCGCATCATTTGTCGCATCATCATGTCCATTCTCATCACGCACATCCCGGACATCATCtggctcatcatcatcaccatggGTCGGTCCGTTCAGCGAATCGCCCAAAAAGTCCGATCACCCCGCCGTCACAAGCCATCGAGGAGGAAGGCACACACATCGGACACCTGTACCCTGAAATATTGGCAATGATCTTTGCCAAGCTAAGCGTCAAGGATCGTGGGCGTGCCGCTCAGGTATGCACCGTCTGGCGGGATGCTGCATACGCGAAAAGTTGCTGGCGAGGCGTCGAAGCTAGTCTGCATCTCCGGCGACCCTCACCAACACTTTTTGGCTCGTTGGTCAAACGAGGCATCAAGCGCGTTCAGGTATTATCGGTACGGCGCGCACTAAAGGACATCGTAACCGGTGTACCCAACCTGGAGTCGCTTAATCTGAGTGGCTGTTATAATATCACGGACATGGCTATTGGGCACGCGTTTGCGGCAGACTTTCCTAATCTGAAGGTGCTCAATCTGTCTCTCTGCAAGCAAGTGACCGATTCGAGCCTTGGACGCATTACGCAGCATTTGAAGAATATTGAAGTCCTAGAGCTCGGTGGCTGCAGCAACATCACCAACACGGGCTTGCTGCTTATTTCGTGGGGCCTGAAGAAGCTACGACGTCTCAATTTACGTTCCTGTTGGCACATTTCTGACCACGGTATTGGCCATCTGGCTGGGCTGAGCAAAGAAACGGCGGACGGCACTCCGGCCCTTGAGTACCTGGGGCTGCAGGACTGTCAGCGTCTATCAGACGAAGCTCTGCGCCACATCGCCCAAGGTCTCACTTCGCTCCGGTCAATCAATCTAAGCTTCTGCGTGTCCGTCACTGACAGTGGGTTGAAGCATTTGGCGCGTATGTCGCGCCTGGAAGAGCTGAATTTGCGCGCCTGTGATAACATATCGGACATCGGTATGGCGTACCTGACGGAAGGCTGCAGCACGATCTCAACATTGGATGTTAGCTTCTGTGATAAGGTGGCCGACCAGGCCATGGTGCACATCTCGCAAGGACTATTCCAGCTGCGCTCTCTAAGCCTCAGTGCGTGTCAAATCACGGACGAGGGGCTTTCCCGCATTGCCAAATCGCTACACGATCTGGAGACGCTCAACATTGGCCAGTGTAGCCGTATCACCGATCGTGGGTTAGAAATCGTAGCAGCAGAACTGGTCAACTTACGTGCCATCGATCTTTACGGCTGCACCCGGTTAACGCCTGATGCGCTGCAAAAGATTAATCAATTGCCGCGACTGTCGAAGGTTAATCTCGGTCTTTGGCATGTCCGGTGA
- the LOC126565543 gene encoding YY1-associated factor 2 isoform X2, protein MDKSKSPVRRAKRQSKVVEENFWDCSVCTYRNTAEAFKCLMCDVRKGTSTRKPRLNSALAAQQAATQAFPGASGGSQAGSNVKSPGGTKAQRSKGKRSKHPARLKNIDRSSGQTREVTVNSVTVVITEYKPKPSVSRHDSSESFSESNDSRS, encoded by the exons ATGGATAAAAGCAAATCACCCGTACGCCGTGCTAAACGTCAATCTAAAGTGGTGGAAGAAAACTTTTGGGACTGCAGCGTCTGTACTTATCGCAATACTGCTGAAGCCTTCAAGTGTTTAATGTGTGACGTGAGAAAAG GGACTTCCACGCGAAAGCCGCGACTAAACTCAGCTCTAGCGGCGCAACAAGCGGCAACGCAAGCCTTTCCCGGGGCGTCCGGAGGGTCTCAGGCAGGATCAAACGTAAAATCGCCAGGCGGCACAAAAGCACAGCGGAGCAAAGGCAAGCGATCGAAGCATCCTGCAAGATTAAAAAACATTGATCGTTCCAGCGGACAGACACGTGAAGTGACTGTCAATTCGGTCACGGTGGTCATTACCGAGTATAAACCAAAGCCCTCCGTTAGCCGGCATGACTCGAGTGAAAGTTTTAGTGAGAGTAATGATTCTAGAAGTTAA